A region of the Arachis hypogaea cultivar Tifrunner chromosome 15, arahy.Tifrunner.gnm2.J5K5, whole genome shotgun sequence genome:
AACGACACACTTGGACTCAAAACATATATCATTTGAcaacatcaaatcaaataatagcaATTAAGAATAGTATCAGCATTGTTTAACTCAACTGCAAGCATAAAGATAACCACAAATGATGGACAAATTACCAAGACACAAGAAATCCATAACCTATTTTAATCAAATTAACTCCCAATACTTACAATAACATCCAAAGTGTCTTCATCCAATGATTTTCCCTTTGTGCTTTGGCGAGTCTCAACAAACATTTCTGCTTGAGTAGGTGGTTCATTATTTTCCTTAGAAGCAGCCTATAAGTCCAGTTCAACAAGCATTTATATAGAGTTAAAAATGCACGTATTCTTGCACCCCACATACACATACAAATGcacaaagaataaaaaattgtaCCAATCTTGCACGTATTCTTACAAAATTTATTGGTCCCTTTCGATGGCTAAATTTCTGTTGTGCCCTATTTTTCTTATTCTGCGTAAACATTTTCTACATAGCAAGAGACAAGTATTATCAAAAAATTATCATATTTCTCTCATAAATGTATATAACTCATAATTGCATAAACAGACTACAATAAGTTGCACATGTCTTACCTTAACTTTCTCAGTTCTCCAATAAGCAATCAACTTGCGAAAATGACTCTCAAGTATGCTTTTAGGACGATTTTTCAGCATTTCATTAACACATTTGTATGGCAGAAAATGATTTTGCTTGATTGTGGTCTTATACCGTCTCCAGTTGTCATTGATACAAGCAAGGACTATCCTCTTTCCTTCAGTTGGAGTAATGAACTTAGCCTATAAAACACAAATATTATTTGCTAGTAAGAATAAAATACATGTGTACATTTCCAAATAGTTTTTAAaagaaacaataataatattctcACTTGAACATATTCCCAAATGGCTTCTTTATCTTTAATCCCTTCCAATTTGTGTAAATTAATGGACAAAAATCTGAATTCCTTGCCACTGTGCCCAAAAATTTGCTCAAGTTATTTACAGCTTCATCAGTAGGACCAATTGCCTCTTCTTCAATATCTAGAGTAATTTCTTCTCTATCTTCCAACTGTCTTACATGAATCTTCAAGCATTGTGTAGGACCTCGTGTTTTCTTCACTGTTGTCTCTATACAAagagctcagaataaggccatcagcaTAATTGCTCAAtaaaaacaaggcatgaaatcagccgttaacaaggataaagcagcactaaacagcaaactcaacccatatgaactcactaaaaccaaatcagcactaataaaatagctcagaataaggccatcatcatcatcattgctcaatcaaaacaaggcatgaaatcagccattaacaaggataaagcagcactaaacagtaaaatcaacccatatgaactcactaaaaccaaatcagcactaataaaaTAGCTCGgaataaggccatcatcatcatcattgctcaatcaaaacaaggcatgaaatcagccattaacaaggataaagcagcactaaacagcaaaatcaacccatatgaactcactaaaaccaaatcagcacttataaaacagctcagaataaggccatcatcatcattgctcaatcaaaacaaggcatgaaatcaaccattaacaaggataaagcagcactaaacagtaaaatcaacccatatgaactcactaaaaccaaatcagcactaataaaatagctcagaataaggccatcatcatcatcattgctcaatcaaaataaggcatgaaatcagccattaacaaggataaagcagcactaaacagcaaaatcaacccatatgaactcactaaaaccaaatcagcacttataaaacaactcagaataaggccatcatcatcattgctcaatcaaaacaaggcatgaaatcagccattaacaaggataaagcagcactaaacagcaaaatcaacccatatgaactcactaaaaccaaatcagcacgATTAGCCTCTTCTATGGAAGAAGGTTTTTCCTTCATTCCCCTTCTCTTCCTTTCCCAGGTTACTGGATTGGAATTTAGAATAGCGGTTCCAGAGGAGCGTAGCCGATTAAGGAAAGCAGTCTACTCATGTAGTTAAGAAGTAACTCTTCAAGCATGGTAAGCAGGCACGTATGGAATGAAGGTAGGTCAATCACTCTTACTTTAACCCCCGTGCCCAGCATTGATCCCGGAGTATGGGCTGTTATCTCAAGGGCCTGGTTAGGCTCTTCTTGTTGGAGTATCCTCGCTCAGAGGCTAAAATGAATGgaattctctcttttcttttgggAGTGCCTGAAGAGACCTGCTTACTTGAAGGTACCATTCTTTTAGAATGGTGAAAGGGTTACCTACCCTATGATCCTACTTATCTTACAGAGGTTTACTACGAGCCATACCCAGCGGGATACATATTGCCCAAATTGAACCTAAAAGATGGGATGGGCGATCCATAAGATCATTTGGCGAGGTTCATCCCTCAGCGTGGGGATCTTTGTTTCCTTTAGAATGAAAGTCGCTATGAAGCCCCTACTACTTATACTGACTTTGTTTGATTAAATAAAAAGGCGAACCCCAACAAAACAAGTCGTATGGGGTAGGGTGCTTGTGGTAAGCTGCCTTGGATATGAGTATGAAGAATTCCTACAAAAAGGCAAAGTTCAATATTTGACGAAGGAAGATATATCTATCAATAGATAGGATTTAGTGTTCGATATAGGGGATAGGATCCATCTGCTCTTTttctctctccattttttttaGCGTTATATCTGATCTGCTCTCTCTAAAAAAATGGGGATTTAGGATACATAGAAATCTAAGGGGTGTCTATTCTATTCCTCTTTAgagtagagaaaaaaaaaagatagctgAACGAGATATCTTTTTTCTATCTATCATTGATTCAATCTATGAATCAAGTCGAAAGACTTCTTTGGGTTCCCCGAAGCCCCGAATGGATTGTGGATCGTTTTTGCCAACGAAATGAACGCGGAGCCCGTTCCGAATGCTTCTCCAATCGGGAAGTTCTCGCGAAGAGAATAAGATGCTGCTCCCCCTCCCTCTGTCTTTTCTCGCTTTGCTAATCTTCCCTTCTAACGCGGGCCGGGCGGCGGCGGGCGCGGGAGGAAGAAACCTAAAAGCGtcttctctctcttaggtttcctttttttttcagtgCAACACAGGCTTTTTGTCATCCCTGCAGCTTTCCAGATTTTGTATTGAACGTATGGCGTAGCTAGGATCTTCCAATCTTGAGCCTATCCTATGTTCAAACCAACCAAACCCAAAGCGGGCAAGAAGGAAGACAAAAACACAACTACCGGTCTTGGAGGTTGGGTGCGCTATGGGGTCTTGTGCGCCTAGTCTGCGATAATATGGGTATCGGTCTCGGTTCTGTCTTGGAGCTTCGTTCTTCGTCCTTTATCTTAGAAGAAGGAGCGTAGGTTGGTTGAGCACGAATAAGTGGTTGTCTCTTTCTTAAGAATATAGGAGTTCGTCTCTTTCGTTTTCGCTTTGGTGAAGTACTGTCCGAAACTTCCCCTAATATGGGCATCCCCAATCACATTCCACATCCCACTTCAAACTTATCGATTCCTCGGGTAGGGTAGCCCCCTCTAGAAAGGCATTCCAGCTTCAGAGGCAGGTGAGCGGGGTCAGGAAGGAGTTTGACTGCTGGGATGGGGTCGGATCCTACTCGAAGCACTCcactcactaaaaccaaatcagcacttaTTAAACAGCTCATAATAAGGCCATCATTATCATTGCTCATGGTTCTAAATGGATTAAATCCATCGCTAGCTAGCCCTAATCTTATGTTACGAGATTCTTCAGCAAAATCGGGATGAAGCCTGTCAAAGTCTTTCCATGATTGGCCATCAGCTGGGTGTCTTAACTTTCCATCCTTTGAACGATGTTCATCGTGCCACCTTAATGATTCAGCTGTTTTTGAACACAGGAACAACTTCTTAAGCCTTGGAATCAAGGGAAAATGCCTCAAGACCTTTGCAGGCACATGTTTTTTCTTCAACTTATCAACTTCTATATCTACCTCAACATTTTTTATGTACCTGGAAGCTCCACAAATAGGACAAAATTCTTCATCTTCATATGTATCCCGGAACAGAACACAATCGTTGGGACAAGCATGAATTTTATTATAACCAAGTCCTAAATCTTTTACCATGGCCATGATTTTATTGAAAGAATCAGGAATATTCAAATGAGGAATCGCTTCTTTCAGTAATTCAAGTAGAGCAGTAAAGGATGCGTTGCTCCAACCATTAAGAGTCTTCAACAAATACAATCGGATAACGAATGATAATGTCGAAATTTTTTTACAGCCAGGATATAACTCTTGTTTTCCTTCTTCAAGCAAGTTATAAAACTTTTTTGCATCTTCGTTTGGCCCATCACCATCTTTATCTCCTTCAAGCACATGCCGAAACATCTCGTTTAGCAGCCCATGAATGTCGTCGACAAATCCTTCATGGACTTCACTCTCATCGGTTTCACTATCCATGCGACTTATCCTTTCGCCGTGATGAACCCACACAGTGTAACCTTTTTGAAATTCCTTACTTATTAAATGATCATAAACTTCATCCCTTCGCCCCCAACTAAAGTTATTACATATAGAACAAGGACAAAGAATTTCTTGTCCTTGTGGTCTACCTTTAGAAAAGGCAAAATCCAAAAATGAATTAACACCATGTTGGTAACCCTCAGTATGTCTTGGTAAACTAGTCCACCCTTTGTCCATTACTTtgtcaactaaaataaaagacaCGGACATATGTTTTAGACTAACTATAAGTGATTTTTTCAATCAAGAGCTCATTGCATCTAAAGAATTTCTAGAAGTCAACCACACATATTCAAAAGAGAACATCTCAACCAATCATGAGACTAACAATTTGTATCTAACAAACTATGCAAAGAAGCTTAAGCAATCAATTAATCAGTAAATATTCTTAACAATTAAAtgttcaaacaaatttaaaaagataatatattaaataatttacctGTAGTGTAGCTCAATGTCTAAGGTAGTCGCAGCTACAGAGAGACCCGTTATTTGATTCTTTTTTCTGGTTTTAAAGAGACAAACTAAAACAGcaacaaagaataaaaatataagtaattcatAACcagatttttttaacaaaaaattcacTTTTAAAACC
Encoded here:
- the LOC140179116 gene encoding uncharacterized protein, yielding MDKGWTSLPRHTEGYQHGVNSFLDFAFSKGRPQGQEILCPCSICNNFSWGRRDEVYDHLISKEFQKGYTVWVHHGERISRMDSETDESEVHEGFVDDIHGLLNEMFRHVLEGDKDGDGPNEDAKKFYNLLEEGKQELYPGCKKISTLSFVIRLYLLKTLNGWSNASFTALLELLKEAIPHLNIPDSFNKIMAMVKDLGLGYNKIHACPNDCVLFRDTYEDEEFCPICGASRYIKNVEVDIEVDKLKKKHVPAKVLRHFPLIPRLKKLFLCSKTAESLRWHDEHRSKDGKLRHPADGQSWKDFDRLHPDFAEESRNIRLGLASDGFNPFRTMSNDNDGLIMSCLISADLVLVSGVLRVGSDPIPAVKLLPDPAHLPLKLECLSRGGYPTRGIDKFEVGCGM